The following proteins are co-located in the Dromiciops gliroides isolate mDroGli1 chromosome 2, mDroGli1.pri, whole genome shotgun sequence genome:
- the LOC122741056 gene encoding zinc finger protein 260-like isoform X3 codes for MKEEMEMTSDLLPARSQVSLTFQDVTVDFSQEEWDRLEPAQKDMYRDVMLENYENFVFLGLPVSKPDVISHLERRETPWMTESEVLISTYLDSLIQKTRYEIEESIPKQYISIGDSSNERLTKEGPWNSILGEAWDHDVRLERQKGNQERQPRQVPVTHHYNVFGRKLILGSFLIPQLSFPRGESLHKYDTLGESFKQFSDLIKYNRIELGKKLCKYSKYRKPFNYQSNLIHYYRTHTRGKPLKCSECGRTFSSILNLTLHQRSHAGGKLFICDECGKAFSQKENLDTHKMFHTEDKLFPCNACEKAFSNNSRLIVHQRIHTGEKPYICNECGKAFSQKGNLKTHKRIHTGEKPFECNECGKVFSSNRHLTRHQRIHSQEKPFVLNTFGKAFSNTSYLSKRRVVNNNNNNNTGEKPFKCYECGKGFRYSSSLMQHQRIHTGEKPFICNECGKAFNQKGILNTHKITHTGEKRFQCNACGRAFRHRSSLMRHQRIHTGEKPYKCNLCDKAFSQKGGLNAHKIAHTGEKHFECSECGKGFRYCSFLVQHQRIHTGEKPYICSDCGKAFGRKGSLNTHKRIHTGETPFGCNECEKAFTNNQSLARHQIFSHIREKPFHCNECQKSFSQRGDLNKHKRIHTGEKPFQCEECGKAFTRSENLKGHKKIHTEEKPFQCDECEKAFKWSGNLKEHKKTHAGMKLFEWNEGGSVYSPNFVAYDKIHNRETPFEYK; via the exons GTATCACTCACCTTCCAGGATGTGACTGTGGACTTTTCCCAGGAGGAATGGGACCGCTTGGAGCCTGCTCAGAAAGATATGTACAGggatgtgatgctggagaactatgAGAATTTTGTCTTCCTTG GGCTTCCAGTTTCCAAACCTGATGTAATCTCCCAtctggaaagaagagaaacacCGTGGATGACAGAGAGTGAAGTCCTGATAAGCACTTATCTAG ATTCCCTTATTCAGAAGACAAGATATGAAATCGAGGAATCAATTCCAAAGCAGTATATTTCTATTGGAGACTCATCCAATGAGAGACTCACAAAGGAGGGTCCCTGGAATTCCATTTTGGGAGAAGCTTGGGATCATGATGTCAGGTTAGAGAGacagaagggaaaccaagagagacagCCAAGGCAGGTACCAGTAACTCACCACTATAATGTATTTGGGAGAAAGCTCATTCTAGGGTCTTTCCTCATTCCACAACTGAGTTTTCCTAGAGGAGAAAGTCTCCATAAATATGATACACTTGGAGAGAGTTTCAAACAATTTTCAGACCTAATTAAATATAATAGGATTGAATTAGGGAAGAAACTTTGTAAATATAGTAAGTATAGGAAACCCTTCAATTATCAGTCAAACCTTATTCATTACTATAGAACACATACTAGAGGAAAACCTCTTAAATGTAGTGAATGTGGCAGAACTTTCAGTAGCATCTTAAACCTCACCTTACATCAGAGAAGTCATGCTGGAGGAAAACTTTTTAtatgtgatgaatgtgggaaagccttcagccaGAAAGAAAACCTTGATACACATAAGATGTTTCATACTGAAGACAAACTTTTTCCATGTAATGCATGTGAGAAAGCCTTCAGTAACAATTCACGCCTTATTGtgcatcaaagaattcatactggagagaaaccctacatatgtaatgaatgtgggaaagccttcagccaGAAGGGAAACCTTAAAAcacataagagaattcatacagGTGAGAAgccttttgaatgtaatgaatgtgggaaagtctTCAGCAGTAACAGACACCTAACTCGACATCAACGAATTCATTCTCAAGAGAAACCATTTGTATTGAATACATTTGGTAAAGCCTTTAGCAACACCTCTTACCTTAGTAAACGTAGggtagttaataataataataataataatactggagagaaaccttttaaaTGTTATGAATGTGGAAAAGGCTTTAGGTACAGTTCTTCTCTTAtgcaacatcagagaattcatactggtgagaagCCCTTtatatgtaatgaatgtggaaaagctttcaaCCAGAAGGGAATCCTTAATACACATAAAAtaactcatactggagagaagcgcTTTCAATGTAATGCATGTGGGAGAGCCTTCAGACACCGTTCATCCCTTATgcgacatcagagaattcatactggagagaaaccctataaatgtaatcTATGTGATAAAGCCTTTAGTCAGAAGGGAGGCCTTAATGCACATAAGATtgctcatactggagagaaacattttgaatgtagtgaatgtggaaaaGGCTTCCGATACTGCTCATTCCTTGtgcaacatcagagaattcatactggtgagaagCCCTATATATGCAGTGATTGTGGGAAAGCCTTTGGCCGGAAGGGAAGCCTTAACACCcataagagaattcatacagGTGAAACTCCTTTTGGATGTAATGAATGTGAGAAAGCTTTCACCAATAACCAGAGCTTAGCTCGACATCAAATATTCTCTCATATTCGAGAGAAACCCTTTCATTGTAATGAATGTCAGAAATCTTTCAGCCAGAGAGGAGATCTTAATAaacataagagaattcatactggagagaaaccttttcaGTGTGAGGAGTGTGGGAAAGCTTTTACCCGTAGTGAAAACCTCAAAGGGCATAAGAAAATTCATACTGAAGAGAAGCCGTTTCAGTGTGATGAATGTGAGAAAGCTTTCAAATGGAGTGGAAACCTTAAAGAACACAAAAAAACTCATGCTGGGATGAAGCTCTTTGAAtggaatgaaggaggaagtgtTTATAGTCCAAACTTTGTTGCATATGATAAGATTCATAATAGAGAGACCCCCTTTGAATATAAATAG
- the LOC122741056 gene encoding zinc finger protein 260-like isoform X2, producing the protein MSGCNASVSQNPCRVLASQDSALAKERKMKEEMEMTSDLLPARSQVSLTFQDVTVDFSQEEWDRLEPAQKDMYRDVMLENYENFVFLGLPVSKPDVISHLERRETPWMTESEVLISTYLDSLIQKTRYEIEESIPKQYISIGDSSNERLTKEGPWNSILGEAWDHDVRLERQKGNQERQPRQVPVTHHYNVFGRKLILGSFLIPQLSFPRGESLHKYDTLGESFKQFSDLIKYNRIELGKKLCKYSKYRKPFNYQSNLIHYYRTHTRGKPLKCSECGRTFSSILNLTLHQRSHAGGKLFICDECGKAFSQKENLDTHKMFHTEDKLFPCNACEKAFSNNSRLIVHQRIHTGEKPYICNECGKAFSQKGNLKTHKRIHTGEKPFECNECGKVFSSNRHLTRHQRIHSQEKPFVLNTFGKAFSNTSYLSKRRVVNNNNNNNTGEKPFKCYECGKGFRYSSSLMQHQRIHTGEKPFICNECGKAFNQKGILNTHKITHTGEKRFQCNACGRAFRHRSSLMRHQRIHTGEKPYKCNLCDKAFSQKGGLNAHKIAHTGEKHFECSECGKGFRYCSFLVQHQRIHTGEKPYICSDCGKAFGRKGSLNTHKRIHTGETPFGCNECEKAFTNNQSLARHQIFSHIREKPFHCNECQKSFSQRGDLNKHKRIHTGEKPFQCEECGKAFTRSENLKGHKKIHTEEKPFQCDECEKAFKWSGNLKEHKKTHAGMKLFEWNEGGSVYSPNFVAYDKIHNRETPFEYK; encoded by the exons GTATCACTCACCTTCCAGGATGTGACTGTGGACTTTTCCCAGGAGGAATGGGACCGCTTGGAGCCTGCTCAGAAAGATATGTACAGggatgtgatgctggagaactatgAGAATTTTGTCTTCCTTG GGCTTCCAGTTTCCAAACCTGATGTAATCTCCCAtctggaaagaagagaaacacCGTGGATGACAGAGAGTGAAGTCCTGATAAGCACTTATCTAG ATTCCCTTATTCAGAAGACAAGATATGAAATCGAGGAATCAATTCCAAAGCAGTATATTTCTATTGGAGACTCATCCAATGAGAGACTCACAAAGGAGGGTCCCTGGAATTCCATTTTGGGAGAAGCTTGGGATCATGATGTCAGGTTAGAGAGacagaagggaaaccaagagagacagCCAAGGCAGGTACCAGTAACTCACCACTATAATGTATTTGGGAGAAAGCTCATTCTAGGGTCTTTCCTCATTCCACAACTGAGTTTTCCTAGAGGAGAAAGTCTCCATAAATATGATACACTTGGAGAGAGTTTCAAACAATTTTCAGACCTAATTAAATATAATAGGATTGAATTAGGGAAGAAACTTTGTAAATATAGTAAGTATAGGAAACCCTTCAATTATCAGTCAAACCTTATTCATTACTATAGAACACATACTAGAGGAAAACCTCTTAAATGTAGTGAATGTGGCAGAACTTTCAGTAGCATCTTAAACCTCACCTTACATCAGAGAAGTCATGCTGGAGGAAAACTTTTTAtatgtgatgaatgtgggaaagccttcagccaGAAAGAAAACCTTGATACACATAAGATGTTTCATACTGAAGACAAACTTTTTCCATGTAATGCATGTGAGAAAGCCTTCAGTAACAATTCACGCCTTATTGtgcatcaaagaattcatactggagagaaaccctacatatgtaatgaatgtgggaaagccttcagccaGAAGGGAAACCTTAAAAcacataagagaattcatacagGTGAGAAgccttttgaatgtaatgaatgtgggaaagtctTCAGCAGTAACAGACACCTAACTCGACATCAACGAATTCATTCTCAAGAGAAACCATTTGTATTGAATACATTTGGTAAAGCCTTTAGCAACACCTCTTACCTTAGTAAACGTAGggtagttaataataataataataataatactggagagaaaccttttaaaTGTTATGAATGTGGAAAAGGCTTTAGGTACAGTTCTTCTCTTAtgcaacatcagagaattcatactggtgagaagCCCTTtatatgtaatgaatgtggaaaagctttcaaCCAGAAGGGAATCCTTAATACACATAAAAtaactcatactggagagaagcgcTTTCAATGTAATGCATGTGGGAGAGCCTTCAGACACCGTTCATCCCTTATgcgacatcagagaattcatactggagagaaaccctataaatgtaatcTATGTGATAAAGCCTTTAGTCAGAAGGGAGGCCTTAATGCACATAAGATtgctcatactggagagaaacattttgaatgtagtgaatgtggaaaaGGCTTCCGATACTGCTCATTCCTTGtgcaacatcagagaattcatactggtgagaagCCCTATATATGCAGTGATTGTGGGAAAGCCTTTGGCCGGAAGGGAAGCCTTAACACCcataagagaattcatacagGTGAAACTCCTTTTGGATGTAATGAATGTGAGAAAGCTTTCACCAATAACCAGAGCTTAGCTCGACATCAAATATTCTCTCATATTCGAGAGAAACCCTTTCATTGTAATGAATGTCAGAAATCTTTCAGCCAGAGAGGAGATCTTAATAaacataagagaattcatactggagagaaaccttttcaGTGTGAGGAGTGTGGGAAAGCTTTTACCCGTAGTGAAAACCTCAAAGGGCATAAGAAAATTCATACTGAAGAGAAGCCGTTTCAGTGTGATGAATGTGAGAAAGCTTTCAAATGGAGTGGAAACCTTAAAGAACACAAAAAAACTCATGCTGGGATGAAGCTCTTTGAAtggaatgaaggaggaagtgtTTATAGTCCAAACTTTGTTGCATATGATAAGATTCATAATAGAGAGACCCCCTTTGAATATAAATAG
- the LOC122741056 gene encoding zinc finger protein 260-like isoform X4: MYRDVMLENYENFVFLGLPVSKPDVISHLERRETPWMTESEVLISTYLDSLIQKTRYEIEESIPKQYISIGDSSNERLTKEGPWNSILGEAWDHDVRLERQKGNQERQPRQVPVTHHYNVFGRKLILGSFLIPQLSFPRGESLHKYDTLGESFKQFSDLIKYNRIELGKKLCKYSKYRKPFNYQSNLIHYYRTHTRGKPLKCSECGRTFSSILNLTLHQRSHAGGKLFICDECGKAFSQKENLDTHKMFHTEDKLFPCNACEKAFSNNSRLIVHQRIHTGEKPYICNECGKAFSQKGNLKTHKRIHTGEKPFECNECGKVFSSNRHLTRHQRIHSQEKPFVLNTFGKAFSNTSYLSKRRVVNNNNNNNTGEKPFKCYECGKGFRYSSSLMQHQRIHTGEKPFICNECGKAFNQKGILNTHKITHTGEKRFQCNACGRAFRHRSSLMRHQRIHTGEKPYKCNLCDKAFSQKGGLNAHKIAHTGEKHFECSECGKGFRYCSFLVQHQRIHTGEKPYICSDCGKAFGRKGSLNTHKRIHTGETPFGCNECEKAFTNNQSLARHQIFSHIREKPFHCNECQKSFSQRGDLNKHKRIHTGEKPFQCEECGKAFTRSENLKGHKKIHTEEKPFQCDECEKAFKWSGNLKEHKKTHAGMKLFEWNEGGSVYSPNFVAYDKIHNRETPFEYK; the protein is encoded by the exons ATGTACAGggatgtgatgctggagaactatgAGAATTTTGTCTTCCTTG GGCTTCCAGTTTCCAAACCTGATGTAATCTCCCAtctggaaagaagagaaacacCGTGGATGACAGAGAGTGAAGTCCTGATAAGCACTTATCTAG ATTCCCTTATTCAGAAGACAAGATATGAAATCGAGGAATCAATTCCAAAGCAGTATATTTCTATTGGAGACTCATCCAATGAGAGACTCACAAAGGAGGGTCCCTGGAATTCCATTTTGGGAGAAGCTTGGGATCATGATGTCAGGTTAGAGAGacagaagggaaaccaagagagacagCCAAGGCAGGTACCAGTAACTCACCACTATAATGTATTTGGGAGAAAGCTCATTCTAGGGTCTTTCCTCATTCCACAACTGAGTTTTCCTAGAGGAGAAAGTCTCCATAAATATGATACACTTGGAGAGAGTTTCAAACAATTTTCAGACCTAATTAAATATAATAGGATTGAATTAGGGAAGAAACTTTGTAAATATAGTAAGTATAGGAAACCCTTCAATTATCAGTCAAACCTTATTCATTACTATAGAACACATACTAGAGGAAAACCTCTTAAATGTAGTGAATGTGGCAGAACTTTCAGTAGCATCTTAAACCTCACCTTACATCAGAGAAGTCATGCTGGAGGAAAACTTTTTAtatgtgatgaatgtgggaaagccttcagccaGAAAGAAAACCTTGATACACATAAGATGTTTCATACTGAAGACAAACTTTTTCCATGTAATGCATGTGAGAAAGCCTTCAGTAACAATTCACGCCTTATTGtgcatcaaagaattcatactggagagaaaccctacatatgtaatgaatgtgggaaagccttcagccaGAAGGGAAACCTTAAAAcacataagagaattcatacagGTGAGAAgccttttgaatgtaatgaatgtgggaaagtctTCAGCAGTAACAGACACCTAACTCGACATCAACGAATTCATTCTCAAGAGAAACCATTTGTATTGAATACATTTGGTAAAGCCTTTAGCAACACCTCTTACCTTAGTAAACGTAGggtagttaataataataataataataatactggagagaaaccttttaaaTGTTATGAATGTGGAAAAGGCTTTAGGTACAGTTCTTCTCTTAtgcaacatcagagaattcatactggtgagaagCCCTTtatatgtaatgaatgtggaaaagctttcaaCCAGAAGGGAATCCTTAATACACATAAAAtaactcatactggagagaagcgcTTTCAATGTAATGCATGTGGGAGAGCCTTCAGACACCGTTCATCCCTTATgcgacatcagagaattcatactggagagaaaccctataaatgtaatcTATGTGATAAAGCCTTTAGTCAGAAGGGAGGCCTTAATGCACATAAGATtgctcatactggagagaaacattttgaatgtagtgaatgtggaaaaGGCTTCCGATACTGCTCATTCCTTGtgcaacatcagagaattcatactggtgagaagCCCTATATATGCAGTGATTGTGGGAAAGCCTTTGGCCGGAAGGGAAGCCTTAACACCcataagagaattcatacagGTGAAACTCCTTTTGGATGTAATGAATGTGAGAAAGCTTTCACCAATAACCAGAGCTTAGCTCGACATCAAATATTCTCTCATATTCGAGAGAAACCCTTTCATTGTAATGAATGTCAGAAATCTTTCAGCCAGAGAGGAGATCTTAATAaacataagagaattcatactggagagaaaccttttcaGTGTGAGGAGTGTGGGAAAGCTTTTACCCGTAGTGAAAACCTCAAAGGGCATAAGAAAATTCATACTGAAGAGAAGCCGTTTCAGTGTGATGAATGTGAGAAAGCTTTCAAATGGAGTGGAAACCTTAAAGAACACAAAAAAACTCATGCTGGGATGAAGCTCTTTGAAtggaatgaaggaggaagtgtTTATAGTCCAAACTTTGTTGCATATGATAAGATTCATAATAGAGAGACCCCCTTTGAATATAAATAG